Proteins encoded together in one Bacteroides ovatus window:
- a CDS encoding glycoside hydrolase family 18 yields the protein MRRKIKYLMPVMLACSMMQFSCSDWTDPESINIHTPSMEEQNPELYAQYLESLNNFKATDHQVVIVSVNNVSTVTTSRSQHLTDMPDSLDYICLNNTMEVNQANISEMKEVRRLGTKVLGLVDFDAIESAWKKILEEEAANAVPNPESDETENGEEGEETVDDATRFIEYCKSEITKQIAASNALDVDGIVVNYTGFDLNSLVEENEIAAETARQGAFFDAVANWKVANTNKDLLFKGYPQNVIGKSLLSDCKYIIVNAHGAKNQYEMSYLILMASAKNVPTDRFIMGVTTPYLTNSGSYNGELGDGSSAIIGAAQWAVAKTPDYTKAGISIDAAEKDYFNASNVYPTLKEAISILSPTVK from the coding sequence ATGAGAAGAAAAATAAAATATCTCATGCCTGTAATGCTGGCATGTTCTATGATGCAGTTCTCGTGTTCTGACTGGACAGATCCAGAAAGCATCAATATACATACTCCTTCTATGGAGGAACAAAATCCGGAACTTTATGCTCAATACCTGGAATCTCTCAACAACTTTAAAGCAACAGACCATCAGGTAGTAATTGTTTCAGTTAATAATGTAAGTACTGTAACAACCTCACGCAGTCAACATCTTACTGATATGCCTGACAGTCTCGACTATATTTGTCTAAACAATACAATGGAAGTAAATCAGGCAAATATATCTGAGATGAAGGAAGTACGTCGATTGGGTACAAAAGTATTGGGATTAGTTGATTTCGATGCTATAGAAAGTGCATGGAAAAAGATTCTTGAAGAAGAAGCAGCCAACGCTGTACCTAATCCCGAATCTGATGAAACAGAAAATGGAGAAGAAGGAGAAGAGACTGTCGACGATGCAACACGTTTTATTGAATACTGCAAAAGTGAGATCACTAAACAAATCGCCGCAAGTAACGCTTTAGATGTAGATGGAATTGTAGTGAATTATACAGGCTTCGACCTCAATTCGCTTGTTGAAGAGAATGAAATTGCCGCTGAAACAGCACGTCAAGGAGCATTCTTTGACGCGGTAGCTAACTGGAAAGTTGCGAATACTAATAAGGACTTGCTTTTCAAAGGTTACCCGCAGAACGTTATTGGTAAAAGTCTGCTTTCTGATTGTAAATACATCATTGTCAATGCGCATGGAGCAAAAAACCAATACGAGATGTCTTATCTCATACTCATGGCATCAGCAAAAAACGTACCAACCGACCGCTTCATCATGGGAGTAACAACGCCTTATCTTACCAATTCGGGGAGTTACAATGGTGAACTCGGAGATGGCTCATCTGCCATCATTGGAGCTGCTCAATGGGCAGTGGCAAAGACGCCTGACTACACCAAAGCTGGAATTTCAATTGATGCAGCGGAAAAAGACTATTTTAATGCCAGCAATGTATACCCAACCTTAAAAGAAGCTATAAGTATATTGAGTCCAACCGTTAAATAA
- a CDS encoding site-specific integrase codes for MKKQIKVKEPIRLRTKKLSNGNESLYLDIYTDGKRDYEFLKLYIIQERTKEDKEKNTQTLKLANAIKSKRIVELQNEEHGFRTSSVKSKANIINYIDSFVENLPKDTKGYNGYICTMQGLKYHLSKYKGENITFKDIDRKFLAGFTEYLKVAKVSTKAVKESDRTLAQGTQWNYFNKLNLLLNKAEREEIIPFNPVDRLEKGERPQRADPRCTFLVLDEVKRLADTPFRMDKLKRAFLFACLCGLRISDVRSLQWNSFQQDSKGNTIAKLTQKKTKSILYLPISPEALKQLPPKGNDVDLVFGKLPDNSYIDKLLKIWAKDARITKNLTFHVRRHIQSSFILKTNNLQRLAA; via the coding sequence ATGAAAAAGCAGATTAAAGTCAAAGAGCCGATCCGGCTACGGACTAAAAAACTATCAAATGGGAACGAATCTTTGTATCTAGACATCTACACAGATGGAAAGCGTGACTATGAGTTTTTAAAACTCTATATTATCCAAGAACGTACTAAAGAGGATAAAGAAAAAAACACCCAGACGCTTAAACTGGCAAATGCCATCAAATCAAAGCGTATCGTAGAACTACAAAACGAAGAACACGGATTTAGAACAAGCTCTGTTAAGTCTAAAGCTAATATCATTAACTATATTGATTCTTTTGTAGAAAACCTACCTAAAGACACAAAAGGATATAACGGGTATATCTGCACCATGCAAGGACTAAAATACCACCTTTCAAAGTACAAAGGTGAAAATATCACTTTCAAAGATATAGACCGGAAATTTCTTGCAGGATTCACCGAGTATCTGAAAGTCGCCAAAGTATCAACAAAAGCAGTAAAAGAGAGTGATCGAACATTAGCGCAGGGGACACAATGGAACTACTTCAACAAATTAAATCTATTACTCAACAAAGCCGAGAGAGAAGAAATAATACCATTTAATCCAGTGGATAGGCTAGAGAAAGGAGAAAGACCACAACGCGCAGACCCTAGATGTACATTCCTTGTATTAGATGAAGTTAAGCGATTAGCAGATACACCGTTTAGAATGGATAAATTAAAGCGCGCTTTTCTTTTTGCCTGCTTATGTGGATTAAGAATTAGCGATGTCCGGTCTTTACAATGGAACAGCTTCCAACAGGACAGCAAAGGAAATACCATCGCAAAATTAACCCAAAAGAAAACGAAAAGCATCTTATATTTGCCGATTAGCCCGGAAGCCCTTAAACAACTTCCACCCAAAGGAAACGATGTAGATTTAGTTTTTGGCAAGCTACCGGATAATAGCTATATAGATAAACTTCTTAAGATTTGGGCTAAAGATGCAAGAATAACAAAGAATCTGACTTTTCACGTAAGAAGGCATATCCAATCCTCTTTCATACTGAAAACAAACAACTTGCAAAGATTAGCAGCTTAA
- a CDS encoding BACON domain-containing protein, whose protein sequence is MKLFKNLMIVLSVSLLLWGCSDDDESINNGNSTISLSTNILQVDKNGGDATVTVTSSDNWRLSGICDWAHPSITSGKDGDVVTFTIDPNKLDEKRTATFKFFTGSSVVPLQVESQPAYIMDLLSDEALSITKEKSTVRIQLNTNVADPTITYSDGGEEWLTFDRRNEFGGKVTLSFTAAENKTYKDRSTKITISSPLVTESVNVDINQKQTDAIITESNTLTYDLTARTISFKVKYNVNYAISITKGKDWITDQSISEPQKGDDGLTTVTVTYKLSASPASRGGTIHIAQTSGTLVKDIAIVQKDPDASPVEIPDAVLRALCISNGWALPIDDTKCIILEEGLNATSFSNTSYSNQIKDLTGIEYFPNLTSLRLGYCSNMKKLDISGLHKVSSLTFNSPTICEEYNLGDNPITSFNAGGSYVYSEAESLKVISSKLESLDLSLVSWYTSYDYVTSIDASECPALTNLNANRSSKIKTLYLKTGQVIPKLTKNDATTIVYK, encoded by the coding sequence ATGAAATTATTTAAGAATTTAATGATAGTGTTATCGGTATCCCTCCTACTATGGGGTTGTTCTGATGATGATGAATCAATCAATAATGGTAATTCAACAATCTCACTATCGACCAATATACTCCAAGTGGATAAAAATGGAGGGGATGCTACAGTTACTGTAACAAGCTCCGATAACTGGCGGTTGTCAGGAATATGTGATTGGGCACATCCGTCAATAACTTCAGGTAAAGATGGTGATGTAGTTACTTTTACCATCGATCCTAACAAATTAGATGAAAAGCGTACTGCAACCTTCAAGTTTTTCACAGGTTCTTCAGTTGTGCCACTACAAGTAGAGTCTCAACCTGCATATATAATGGATTTACTTTCTGACGAAGCTCTTTCTATTACTAAAGAAAAAAGTACTGTGAGAATTCAACTTAATACTAATGTGGCCGACCCAACGATAACATATAGTGACGGTGGTGAAGAGTGGCTGACATTCGATAGACGTAATGAATTCGGTGGCAAAGTAACTTTATCATTCACTGCTGCCGAGAACAAGACATATAAAGATCGTAGTACAAAAATTACAATCTCAAGCCCACTCGTTACTGAAAGTGTCAATGTAGATATTAATCAAAAACAAACAGATGCAATTATCACCGAAAGTAACACTTTAACATATGATCTAACAGCACGAACTATCTCTTTTAAAGTGAAATACAACGTCAATTACGCTATTTCCATAACAAAAGGGAAAGATTGGATTACTGATCAATCAATTTCCGAACCACAAAAAGGCGATGATGGTTTGACTACGGTTACTGTTACTTATAAACTATCCGCATCACCAGCTTCGCGTGGAGGTACAATTCATATTGCCCAAACCAGTGGTACATTAGTAAAAGATATTGCTATTGTTCAAAAAGATCCGGACGCCAGCCCTGTGGAAATTCCAGATGCCGTTCTTCGAGCACTTTGTATATCTAACGGTTGGGCTCTCCCTATTGATGATACCAAATGTATTATTCTTGAAGAAGGATTAAACGCAACTTCATTCTCTAACACCTCATACTCTAACCAGATTAAAGATTTAACCGGAATAGAGTATTTCCCTAACCTGACTTCATTACGTTTAGGTTATTGTTCAAACATGAAAAAGCTTGATATTTCAGGTTTACATAAGGTATCATCACTCACATTTAATAGCCCTACTATTTGTGAAGAGTATAATTTGGGAGATAATCCAATTACTAGTTTCAATGCAGGAGGTAGCTATGTTTATTCGGAGGCAGAAAGTCTTAAAGTCATCAGTAGTAAACTTGAGTCTTTGGATTTAAGTCTTGTTTCCTGGTATACAAGTTATGATTATGTTACGTCAATTGATGCTTCGGAATGTCCAGCATTAACAAACTTAAACGCCAATCGTAGCAGCAAAATTAAGACTCTTTATTTAAAGACTGGTCAAGTGATACCAAAGTTAACTAAGAATGATGCAACTACTATTGTTTACAAATAA
- a CDS encoding DUF1735 and LamG domain-containing protein, producing MKLNNLIFTALAGFSIILAGCQNNDENEQHYDNKLFISASNFTKEILFKAGDTNVETGLSVAIAKPEEHDIKVTMSPAPELLSTYKLAYYDETAVLLSEEHYSMPETSTTIKSGSIVSPELPIEFINTGELDIKTTYVLPVTIKSVEGIGVLQSAKTYYYVFRGASLINVVCNISRNRAYPDFKNDSKFNNLTENTMEILFKANSFPNTLNTLMGIESNYLLRIGDATIPNNQLQVATSVNNCTSADLQLESGKWYHVAVAFNKGNVKVYINGVEKLSGSTGKSSVSLGAKHTNEEDGSRCFWVGYSYKDDRYFDGVVSEVRIWNRALTAEEIQATNHFYTIEPESEGLIAYWKFDEGSGTVAKDYSVSGYDLTIEKEPKWESVSLPQ from the coding sequence ATGAAATTAAACAATTTAATATTTACAGCTCTTGCCGGTTTCTCAATAATTCTTGCCGGTTGCCAGAACAACGATGAAAATGAACAGCATTATGACAATAAACTCTTCATTTCGGCATCGAACTTTACTAAGGAAATACTGTTCAAAGCTGGTGATACAAATGTAGAAACTGGTCTTTCAGTAGCCATAGCAAAGCCTGAAGAACATGATATCAAAGTGACTATGTCACCTGCTCCCGAACTTTTATCAACTTATAAACTGGCATATTACGATGAAACTGCAGTACTTCTTTCTGAAGAACATTATTCAATGCCAGAAACTTCGACTACCATCAAATCAGGTAGTATAGTTAGTCCAGAATTGCCTATTGAATTCATTAATACAGGAGAACTTGATATCAAAACCACTTATGTGCTTCCAGTCACTATTAAATCAGTGGAAGGAATCGGCGTTTTGCAAAGTGCTAAGACATATTATTATGTATTCCGCGGAGCATCACTTATTAATGTGGTATGTAATATCAGTCGTAATCGTGCTTATCCGGACTTCAAGAATGACTCCAAATTCAATAATCTAACGGAGAATACGATGGAGATACTGTTCAAGGCCAATTCATTCCCTAATACTCTGAACACGTTGATGGGTATCGAAAGCAATTATTTGCTCCGTATCGGTGACGCAACCATTCCGAATAACCAACTTCAAGTAGCTACTTCTGTTAACAATTGTACAAGCGCAGACCTTCAACTTGAAAGTGGCAAGTGGTATCATGTAGCTGTCGCATTCAATAAAGGTAATGTCAAAGTATATATCAATGGCGTAGAAAAGCTTTCCGGTTCAACGGGAAAGAGTTCTGTTAGTCTTGGTGCTAAACATACCAATGAGGAAGACGGCTCACGTTGTTTCTGGGTAGGTTATTCCTATAAAGATGACCGCTATTTTGATGGCGTCGTTTCCGAAGTACGAATCTGGAATCGTGCATTAACAGCAGAAGAAATTCAGGCAACAAATCACTTCTACACAATAGAACCTGAATCGGAAGGGCTCATTGCATATTGGAAATTCGACGAAGGTTCGGGTACAGTAGCTAAAGATTACAGCGTGAGTGGCTATGATTTGACAATCGAAAAAGAACCTAAATGGGAATCTGTTTCATTGCCTCAATAA
- a CDS encoding BT_3987 domain-containing protein, with protein sequence MNMINNIKYAFLPVVMFTMATFTSCEEDIEIGNKIDESSYLASTQLSGLLLDENTNKNSSVIELRNNEYSTNVVFRLSKLPQKGVDVQIAVEESYAAIYNTIHETDFEVFPAANVKIANNGTFVLAPDDKVTPSVKVTLTAFDGMEEDKTYIVPLTVTSSTEGVTFTETSKHMVLLVQDYRNKPNTNKGEDAVQTVLYFEVNDTNPLNALEFLTESGKYFFDHIVLFAANINWDPEKQRVYLANNENVQFLLDNNDKYLQPLRKAGMKIIISILGNHDEAGVAQLSDMGAREFARELAAYCRAYNLDGVAFDDEYSNSPDLSNPWLASPSAYAGSRLMYECKAVMPEKIVSLYNLGNMYSSSLQVIDGIEPGQYCDYAVADYGGAAGPGTGMTLKQCAGMSIELRRGSGNSSESTARSRKEAGYGYYMFFALDPSLYGSQVYRCQSVCKGLYDETLVYPSYYYKKNSTEREAIN encoded by the coding sequence ATGAATATGATAAACAATATCAAATATGCTTTCCTGCCAGTGGTAATGTTCACTATGGCAACCTTCACATCTTGTGAGGAAGACATTGAAATAGGAAACAAGATAGATGAATCTTCTTATTTGGCATCGACTCAACTGAGCGGATTATTATTGGACGAAAATACGAATAAAAACAGTTCGGTAATCGAGCTCCGAAATAATGAATATAGCACTAATGTGGTATTCCGTCTTTCTAAACTACCTCAAAAAGGAGTAGATGTTCAAATAGCTGTCGAGGAATCATATGCAGCTATATACAACACTATCCATGAAACGGATTTCGAAGTGTTTCCTGCCGCTAATGTGAAAATCGCAAATAATGGTACTTTTGTACTTGCCCCAGATGATAAAGTTACCCCAAGCGTGAAAGTTACACTGACTGCGTTTGATGGAATGGAAGAGGATAAAACCTACATAGTACCTTTGACAGTAACATCTTCTACTGAAGGAGTAACATTTACTGAAACGTCCAAGCATATGGTGCTTCTCGTTCAAGATTATCGCAACAAACCTAATACTAACAAAGGAGAAGATGCGGTACAAACAGTTCTTTATTTCGAAGTTAATGATACTAACCCGCTCAATGCCCTTGAGTTTCTGACTGAAAGTGGTAAATATTTTTTCGACCATATCGTACTTTTTGCTGCTAATATCAATTGGGATCCAGAGAAACAACGAGTATATTTAGCGAACAATGAAAATGTTCAATTCTTGCTCGACAATAATGATAAGTATCTACAACCATTGCGTAAAGCTGGTATGAAAATTATTATCAGCATCCTTGGTAATCATGACGAAGCTGGTGTCGCTCAACTTTCGGATATGGGAGCTAGGGAATTCGCCCGGGAACTGGCAGCTTATTGCCGTGCTTATAATCTGGACGGCGTCGCTTTCGATGACGAATATTCGAACTCACCAGACCTTTCAAACCCCTGGCTTGCAAGCCCATCAGCTTATGCAGGTTCACGATTAATGTATGAATGTAAAGCTGTCATGCCGGAAAAAATTGTCTCGCTCTATAACCTTGGCAACATGTATTCAAGTAGTCTCCAAGTTATCGATGGTATCGAACCTGGTCAGTATTGCGATTATGCTGTAGCTGACTATGGTGGTGCTGCTGGGCCAGGTACCGGTATGACATTGAAACAGTGTGCTGGTATGTCAATAGAACTAAGACGAGGCAGTGGCAACTCAAGTGAATCTACAGCGCGTTCTAGAAAAGAAGCTGGTTATGGATACTACATGTTCTTCGCACTTGACCCATCATTATATGGTTCACAAGTATATAGATGCCAATCCGTTTGTAAAGGTTTGTACGATGAAACATTAGTTTATCCAAGTTACTATTATAAAAAGAATAGTACAGAACGTGAAGCTATTAACTGA
- a CDS encoding ATP-dependent RecD-like DNA helicase, whose amino-acid sequence MINNYLERQIKENFPYQPTLEQEIAVKSLSEFLLSTLADEVFILRGYAGTGKTSLVGALVKTMDQLQQKSVLLAPTGRAAKVFSVYAGHPAFTIHKKIYRQQSFSNELSNFSINDNLATNTLFIVDEASMISNEGLSGSMFGTGRLLDDLVQFVYSGQGCRLLLMGDTAQLPPVGEELSPALFSDALKGYGLEVREIDLTQVVRQVQESGILWNATQLGQLIAEDDCYSLPKIKIAGFPDIKLVPGTELIEELTNCYDHDGMDETIVVCRSNKRANLYNNGIRAQILWREDELNTGDMLMIAKNNYYWTEKYKEMDFIANGEIAVVRRVRRTREIYGFRFAEVTLRFPDQNDFELDANLLLDTLHSDSPALPKEDNDRLFYTVLEDYIDIPNKRDRMKKMKADPHYNALQVKYAYAITCHKAQGGQWQNVFLDQGYMTDEYLTPDYFRWLYTAFTRATKTLYLVNYPKEQVE is encoded by the coding sequence ATGATAAATAACTATTTAGAAAGGCAAATTAAGGAAAATTTTCCTTATCAGCCAACTTTAGAGCAGGAAATTGCTGTAAAATCTCTTTCAGAGTTTCTGCTGTCCACACTGGCAGATGAAGTCTTTATCTTAAGAGGGTATGCTGGTACTGGTAAAACATCGTTGGTAGGGGCATTGGTGAAAACGATGGATCAGCTGCAGCAGAAATCTGTATTGTTGGCTCCTACAGGACGTGCGGCAAAAGTTTTTTCAGTGTATGCAGGACATCCGGCTTTTACTATTCATAAAAAAATATATAGACAACAATCTTTTTCTAATGAACTTAGTAACTTTTCGATCAATGACAATTTAGCTACCAATACATTGTTTATTGTCGACGAGGCTTCCATGATTTCAAACGAAGGACTGTCGGGCAGTATGTTTGGAACAGGACGTTTATTGGATGATTTGGTGCAATTTGTTTATTCAGGACAGGGATGTCGTCTCTTGTTAATGGGTGATACCGCGCAGCTTCCTCCGGTAGGAGAGGAGTTAAGCCCGGCACTTTTTTCCGATGCATTGAAGGGGTATGGACTTGAAGTACGTGAGATTGATCTTACTCAAGTAGTCCGTCAGGTGCAAGAATCCGGAATATTATGGAATGCCACACAGTTGGGGCAATTGATAGCAGAGGATGATTGTTATTCTCTGCCTAAGATAAAAATAGCAGGTTTTCCTGATATTAAACTGGTGCCGGGAACTGAACTGATAGAGGAACTAACTAATTGCTACGATCATGATGGTATGGATGAGACGATTGTTGTCTGTCGTTCCAATAAACGTGCAAACCTATATAACAATGGAATACGTGCTCAAATTCTTTGGCGTGAAGATGAATTGAATACAGGAGATATGTTGATGATAGCCAAAAATAATTACTATTGGACGGAGAAATATAAGGAGATGGATTTTATAGCTAATGGAGAAATTGCAGTTGTCCGGCGTGTTCGTCGAACTCGTGAAATATATGGTTTTCGTTTTGCCGAAGTTACTCTCCGCTTTCCTGATCAGAATGATTTTGAATTGGATGCGAATCTATTATTAGACACTTTACATTCGGACTCACCTGCATTGCCGAAAGAAGACAATGACCGATTGTTCTATACGGTACTTGAGGATTATATAGATATTCCAAACAAAAGAGACCGGATGAAAAAGATGAAAGCCGATCCGCATTACAATGCTTTGCAGGTGAAATATGCATACGCAATAACCTGTCATAAAGCGCAAGGCGGACAGTGGCAGAATGTGTTTTTAGATCAGGGGTATATGACAGATGAGTATTTGACTCCGGATTATTTCCGGTGGTTGTATACAGCTTTTACTCGGGCGACAAAGACACTGTATTTGGTGAATTACCCGAAAGAGCAGGTGGAATAG
- a CDS encoding DUF3822 family protein, with protein MIDFTKSKQYTLSIRLSTDGFSFSIYNPIHDDSLSIIEKEIDTSLSLTANLKAVFHESDFLNHPYKRVNIMMASKRFTIAPLDLFEEGQAELLFYHNHQKRENETVLYNILRKNNVAVIFGIDKSAQTFLNEQYPEARFYSQSTPFIDYFSVKSRLGNSKKMYASVRKDGIDIYCFERGHLLLANSFECTHTEDRIYYLLYAWKQLEFNQERDELHLTGILPEKDVLMNELKKFILQVFIMNPATNIDMQALLTCE; from the coding sequence ATGATTGATTTTACTAAATCAAAACAATATACTTTATCCATCCGTCTTAGTACGGATGGATTTTCTTTTTCTATCTATAACCCGATTCATGACGATTCGCTTTCAATAATAGAGAAAGAGATAGACACATCTCTATCCCTTACAGCCAATCTAAAGGCGGTCTTTCACGAATCGGACTTCCTAAATCATCCTTACAAACGGGTAAATATAATGATGGCAAGCAAGCGTTTTACAATTGCGCCATTAGACTTATTTGAAGAGGGACAGGCGGAACTTCTGTTTTATCATAATCATCAGAAAAGAGAAAACGAAACGGTACTCTATAATATTCTAAGAAAGAATAATGTAGCTGTCATCTTCGGCATAGACAAAAGCGCACAGACCTTTTTGAATGAACAATATCCCGAAGCTCGTTTCTATTCTCAATCTACTCCATTCATCGATTATTTTTCTGTAAAAAGCAGATTGGGAAACAGTAAGAAGATGTATGCTTCTGTACGCAAAGACGGTATTGACATCTATTGTTTTGAACGAGGACATCTGCTTCTGGCCAATTCCTTTGAATGTACGCACACAGAAGACCGTATTTACTATTTATTGTACGCCTGGAAACAATTGGAGTTTAATCAGGAACGGGATGAGTTACACCTAACCGGAATACTTCCGGAGAAAGACGTTTTAATGAATGAATTGAAAAAGTTTATCCTACAGGTATTCATCATGAATCCTGCAACTAATATTGACATGCAAGCCTTATTAACATGCGAGTAA
- a CDS encoding SusD/RagB family nutrient-binding outer membrane lipoprotein, with translation MKKNTIIQFIATGMFLFGATACTGNFEDYNKNPHEPDQNDMGVDWYLVRSLALNLQDLMMPEQENFSQYVDCLMAGAFSGYVADSNLGTGWSGRYATYNPSDDWKKIPFNDFYSKFYPDYFNLKNQSDDELFLSLAELYRIVVMLRVTDTYGPIPYSKVGAANAIKSPYDSQQAVYAKMLEDLDNIITVLGKFGNQSFSSSADRIYNGNTSAWYKFANSLKLRMAMRTCYVAGFNVNGKTSQQLAEEAVAAGVMTAATDGAYRKVADHNPWQRFMVLWSDARISADLTCYMNAYNDPRREAYYDKSTFGTVSGNAYTGEESYVGLRRGILQGQYNSWSQGSSCMKVTTSDNIVVFRASEVAFLRAEGALRNWNMGGTAKDFYEEGIRLSFEENGITSGVENYLASTGKVEAYKDPLKGQSAQTYDYSGAINTNVTVAWSGGDFEKSLEQIITQKWIANFPNGMESWTEYRRTGYPKLMPMAANASGGIVNDAEGARRMPYPTDEYRENRESVEAAVATLTQESKTKRGDTMATHVWWDCK, from the coding sequence ATGAAGAAAAATACAATAATACAGTTTATAGCCACTGGTATGTTTCTTTTCGGTGCAACTGCATGTACAGGAAACTTTGAAGATTACAATAAAAATCCTCATGAACCAGACCAAAATGACATGGGAGTAGATTGGTATTTGGTAAGATCATTAGCTCTTAATTTACAAGATTTGATGATGCCAGAACAAGAGAACTTTTCTCAATATGTAGACTGTTTGATGGCAGGAGCATTTTCGGGATATGTAGCAGACTCCAATTTGGGTACAGGCTGGTCTGGTCGTTACGCAACTTATAATCCTTCAGACGATTGGAAAAAAATTCCATTCAATGATTTTTATTCAAAGTTTTATCCTGATTACTTCAATTTGAAAAATCAAAGCGATGATGAACTTTTCTTATCGTTGGCCGAGTTATATCGTATCGTCGTAATGTTACGTGTAACAGATACATATGGTCCCATCCCTTATTCAAAAGTAGGTGCAGCTAATGCGATCAAATCCCCTTATGATTCTCAGCAAGCTGTCTATGCCAAAATGCTAGAAGATTTGGATAATATTATTACAGTATTAGGAAAGTTTGGCAACCAAAGCTTCAGCTCAAGTGCTGATAGAATTTATAATGGCAATACATCAGCATGGTATAAGTTTGCCAACTCTTTGAAGCTAAGAATGGCGATGCGTACTTGCTATGTAGCAGGATTTAACGTGAATGGAAAAACATCACAGCAATTGGCTGAAGAAGCTGTAGCAGCAGGTGTTATGACTGCTGCAACTGATGGCGCTTATCGTAAAGTTGCCGATCATAATCCATGGCAACGTTTTATGGTACTATGGTCAGATGCACGAATTTCAGCGGATTTAACCTGCTACATGAATGCATACAACGATCCTCGTCGCGAAGCATATTATGATAAAAGTACTTTTGGCACCGTGTCGGGAAATGCATATACTGGAGAAGAAAGTTATGTAGGTTTACGTCGGGGTATTCTGCAAGGACAATATAACTCCTGGTCACAAGGCTCTTCTTGTATGAAAGTCACTACGAGTGATAATATAGTTGTGTTCCGTGCATCAGAAGTCGCTTTCTTGCGTGCTGAAGGAGCTCTTCGTAACTGGAACATGGGAGGAACAGCTAAAGACTTCTATGAGGAAGGAATCCGTTTGTCGTTTGAAGAAAACGGAATTACCAGTGGAGTCGAAAATTATCTTGCAAGTACGGGAAAAGTAGAAGCATATAAAGATCCACTGAAAGGACAAAGTGCCCAAACTTATGATTACTCTGGAGCTATTAATACAAATGTAACTGTGGCATGGTCTGGAGGTGATTTTGAAAAAAGCTTAGAACAGATTATTACTCAAAAATGGATTGCAAACTTTCCAAATGGTATGGAATCATGGACTGAGTACCGTCGTACAGGCTATCCTAAATTAATGCCAATGGCAGCAAATGCAAGTGGAGGAATTGTTAATGATGCGGAAGGTGCACGACGCATGCCATATCCAACTGATGAATATCGTGAAAATAGAGAAAGCGTAGAAGCAGCAGTTGCGACATTGACACAAGAGTCCAAGACTAAAAGAGGAGATACGATGGCAACTCACGTATGGTGGGACTGTAAATAA